The following are encoded in a window of Arcobacter sp. LA11 genomic DNA:
- a CDS encoding leucine-rich repeat domain-containing protein — MIKILISILLFANILFAKSEFIKMCENPTSSQKHTLEAILKKYKAHKNKTWEEQCFGLENFIKRRTFIQLTNANITDLTPLSYFPHLTDLTLRKNNIRDLSPLSNLKKLKILSLSTDKKFDLKPLEELENLEMISLSYSNLDNICSLNKLTNLRDLSLLNNNIKDISCLTDLKNLTNVDFGRNQITDINVVSNYIALTSINLYKNPINDITPLKKLTNLKYVDLEYTNVDDISVLAKNPNLKNITIDEDQIKKCSPRNIHQLRDGKSCLKEDGTPKVFWRQWLGL; from the coding sequence ATGATAAAAATATTAATATCAATACTTTTATTTGCAAATATATTATTTGCAAAAAGTGAATTTATAAAGATGTGTGAGAATCCAACATCTTCTCAAAAACACACTTTAGAAGCTATACTAAAAAAATATAAAGCTCATAAAAATAAAACTTGGGAAGAACAATGTTTTGGATTAGAAAATTTTATAAAGAGAAGAACATTTATTCAACTTACAAATGCAAATATTACGGACTTGACTCCCTTGAGTTATTTCCCTCATTTAACTGATTTAACTTTACGTAAAAATAATATAAGAGATTTATCTCCTTTATCAAATTTAAAAAAATTAAAAATTTTGTCATTAAGTACTGATAAAAAATTTGATTTAAAGCCTCTTGAAGAATTAGAAAATTTAGAGATGATTTCTCTCTCTTATTCAAATCTTGATAATATATGCTCTTTAAATAAATTAACAAACCTTAGAGATTTAAGTTTACTTAACAATAATATTAAAGATATTTCATGTTTAACTGATTTAAAGAATTTAACTAATGTAGACTTTGGAAGAAATCAAATTACAGATATAAACGTAGTATCAAATTATATAGCACTTACATCTATAAATTTATATAAAAACCCAATCAATGATATTACCCCTCTTAAGAAATTGACTAATCTTAAATATGTAGACTTAGAGTATACAAATGTAGATGATATAAGTGTACTAGCAAAAAATCCAAATTTAAAAAACATAACAATAGATGAAGATCAAATTAAAAAATGTTCACCTAGAAATATACATCAATTAAGAGATGGGAAATCATGCTTAAAAGAAGATGGGACACCAAAAGTATTTTGGAGACAATGGCTAGGTTTATAA
- a CDS encoding M48 family metallopeptidase, protein MIKNIILFLFIITSNIYANLNLINLSDNKDYTLKKKDFFITSIYYKGNNNLVDVHYSNIDKIYFNSEKKIHYVITRSLMNLPALDKKCGVYAEHYKMSIYKTYGNFLLKIYNYEGKYNGYEGDFYCEELHYLYKKYKNMIKLDNSINLSSSVILNSLKEFITSQYAKKHKLLFTFKDSSFNINTIKDILNEIPILHKTLTQYNNIAYYLEQAGAYKESIYLLEKIIEKYPNRTVAYINLGDSYLKSGNKEKAIENYKIYVKQMKEKNKEKKVPKRVLEIIDNSKISSKTINKQQNTSKIEVIKEEKTFFTKLLELFGSSTSTKRINIMQS, encoded by the coding sequence ATGATAAAAAATATTATACTTTTCTTATTTATCATAACAAGTAATATTTACGCAAATTTAAATTTAATTAATTTATCAGATAATAAAGATTATACCTTAAAGAAAAAGGATTTTTTTATAACATCTATATATTATAAAGGTAATAATAATTTAGTTGATGTTCATTATAGTAATATAGATAAAATTTATTTTAATTCAGAAAAAAAAATACATTATGTTATAACAAGAAGCTTAATGAATCTTCCTGCTTTAGATAAAAAATGTGGAGTTTATGCTGAACACTATAAAATGAGTATATATAAGACATATGGTAATTTTCTTTTAAAAATATATAATTATGAGGGGAAATATAATGGATATGAAGGAGATTTTTACTGTGAAGAACTTCATTATCTATATAAAAAGTATAAGAATATGATTAAACTAGATAATTCTATTAATCTAAGTTCAAGTGTTATTCTAAATTCTCTTAAAGAATTTATAACATCTCAGTATGCAAAAAAACATAAACTTTTATTTACTTTTAAAGATAGTTCTTTTAATATTAATACAATAAAAGATATCTTAAATGAAATTCCAATATTACATAAAACCCTTACTCAATACAACAATATAGCCTACTACCTAGAACAAGCAGGAGCATATAAAGAATCAATATACCTACTAGAAAAAATCATAGAAAAATATCCAAATAGAACCGTAGCATATATAAACCTAGGAGATTCATATTTAAAAAGTGGAAATAAAGAAAAAGCTATAGAAAATTATAAAATATATGTAAAACAAATGAAAGAAAAAAATAAAGAGAAAAAAGTACCCAAAAGAGTTTTAGAAATAATAGATAATTCTAAAATTTCCAGTAAAACTATAAATAAACAACAAAACACCTCAAAAATAGAAGTAATAAAAGAAGAAAAAACATTCTTCACAAAACTACTAGAACTATTTGGTTCTTCAACATCAACTAAAAGAATCAATATTATGCAAAGTTAA